The Aspergillus luchuensis IFO 4308 DNA, chromosome 7, nearly complete sequence genome has a segment encoding these proteins:
- a CDS encoding putative BYS1 domain protein (COG:S;~EggNog:ENOG410PR63;~InterPro:IPR037176,IPR006771;~PFAM:PF04681;~SECRETED:SignalP(1-23)), which translates to MHLTTKTLLSFLLPLLPLTTATGSAIVQNNCTSPIYLWSVGGSVSSMQTIDPGSSYSETFYYDSTSGGVALKITTTENGLYSGAPQTDYAYTLDTSSGNVFYDISDVYGDPFSGSVVSLVSSDASCQSVCWAGGVPPAGSVVRSCQAEADEILTVCADSC; encoded by the coding sequence ATGCATCTCACCACcaaaaccctcctctccttcctccttcccctcctccccctaaCCACCGCCACGGGCTCCGCCATCGTGCAAAACAACTGCACCTCCCCCATCTACCTCTGGTCCGTGGGCGGCTCCGTCAGCAGCATGCAAACCATCGACCCGGGCTCCAGCTACAGCGAGACCTTCTACTACGATTCGACCTCCGGTGGCGTCGCCCTGAAGATCACCACCACGGAGAACGGTCTGTACAGCGGCGCTCCGCAGACGGATTACGCCTACACTTTGGATACCTCCTCGGGCAACGTGTTTTATGATATCTCGGATGTCTATGGCGATCCGTTCTCGGGCAGCGTCGTTAGTCTCGTCTCGAGTGATGCTAGCTGCCAGAGTGTTTGTTGGGCTGGGGGTGTGCCCCCTGCTGGAAGTGTCGTGAGGAGTTGTCAGGCTGAAGCGGATGAGATCTTGACGGTTTGTGCGGATAGTTGTTAG
- the IDE1 gene encoding a-pheromone processing metallopeptidase Ste23 (COG:O;~EggNog:ENOG410PIQE;~InterPro:IPR007863,IPR011765,IPR032632,IPR011249;~MEROPS:MER0001218;~PFAM:PF05193,PF16187,PF00675;~go_function: GO:0046872 - metal ion binding [Evidence IEA]), translated as MATDKSLSLLRATRYTSTIDPILKLLISNSGLPLPLSLSRRQLSQHRLRPERCFPATDPSFLWMPPRSPATRRLWNSRVPLYLRSPAFRAFSKSGASAAIAPPFIYPSPRFPTPNERYSSSPALRSSHALVSHSLPSCARLFSHTATMGSIERLAEQLEKPELDDRSYRVIRLPNKLEALLVHDPDTDKASAAVNVNVGNFSDADDMPGMAHAVEHLLFMGTMKYPKENAYNQYLASNSGSSNAYTAATETNYFFEVGATTASTDDTPNGANGTSNGTDTPAKPNHPTSPLYGALDRFAQFFVEPLFLESTLDRELQAVDSENKKNLQSDLWRLMQLNKSLSNPAHPYHHFSTGNLQTLKEEPQKRGLEVRQEFIKFYQAHYSSNIMKLVVLGRDSLDEMEQWVGDLFKHVKNQDLPQNRWDHVQPCLPEHLGKQIFAKPVMDMRSLDLYFPFMDEESLFESQPSRYLSHLIGHEGPGSILAYIKAKGWANGLSAGVMPVCPGSAFFTISVRLTPEGLKQYREVTKVVFEYIAMIKEREPQQWIFDEMKNLAEVEFRFKQKSPASRFTSRLSSVMQKPYPREWLLSGNLLRKFEPELVKKALSYLRPDNFRMVIVAQDYPGDWNCREKWYGTEYKVEDIPEDFMDSIRKAAETSPESRLSELHIPHKNEFVPTRLTVEKKEVSEPAKTPKLIRHDDHVRLWYKKDDRFWVPKATVHVTLRNPLAYATPANLVKTKFYCELVRDALNEYSYDAELAGLDYSLSASLFGLDISVGGYNDKMSVLLEKVLTSMRDLVIKPDRFNIIKERMTRNYKNAEYQQPFYQVGDYTRYLTAERTWLNEQYAAELVHIEAEDVSCFFPQLLRQNHIEVLAHGNLYKEDALRMTDLVESTLQSRALPESQWHVRRNMILPPGANYVYERALKDPANVNHCIEYYLFVGKLDDDALRAKLLLFAQMTDEPAFDQLRSKEQLGYVVWSGARYSATTMGYRVIIQSERNAAYLESRIDAFLTGFGKSLANMSEQEFESHKRSVINKRLEKLKNLSSETNRFWSHIGSEYFDFVQNESDAANVRSLTKADLIQFYQQFVYPKSATRAKLAIHLKAQAGAHAHATKPEEQKAQVVSFLGKQLEAAGFAVDTERLSTAFATVDVSSGDEAQILATLKAFLESGMSLSEQQTKPVIAQLESSLGLQLKQAGIEPKSDGTAVQPNGTNGDLQQSTYINNVPEFKARLAVSAGPSPVTDLSEFEDFDAKL; from the exons ATGGCCACCGACAAGtcactctccctccttcgtgCCACAAGATATACTTCGACCATTGACCCCA TTCTCAAACTGCTAATTTCAAATTCGGGACTTCCCTTACCCCTTTCACTTTCACGCCGGCAACTTTCCCAACACCGCCTGCGCCCCGAGCGGTGCTTCCCGGCAACCGATCCCTCCTTTCTCTGGATGCCTCCAAGGTCCCCTGCAACACGCCGCTTGTGGAACTCTCGAGTGCCTTTATATCTTCGCTCCCCAGCTTTTCGCGCCTTCTCTAAGTCAGGCGCCTCTGCGGCGATTGCCCCTCCTTTTATCTACCCCTCGCCACGCTTCCCCACACCGAACGAGCGCTACTCCTCATCTCCTGCCCTGCGCTCGTCTCACGCCCTTGTCTCgcattccctcccttcctgtGCTCGCCTCTTCTCTCATACCGCAACCATGGGATCTATCGAGCGCCTCGCTGAGCAGTTGGAGAAGCCCGAGCTCGATGATCGCTCCTATCGTGTCATTCGCCTGCCGAACAAACTAGAGGCTCTTCTCGTACATGATCCCGATACAGACAAGGCTAGTGCGGCCGTCAATGTCAATGTCGGCAACTTTTCAGACGCAGACGACATGCCGGGCATGGCGCATGCGGTAGAACACCTGCTTTTTATGGGAACCATGAAG TATCCCAAGGAGAATGCCTACAATCAGTACCTAGCATCCAACTCCGGTTCCTCCAACGCCTATACCGCAGCCACCGAGACGAACTATTTCTTTGAGGTCGGTGCCACCACGGCTTCCACTGACGACACACCTAATGGCGCCAATGGAACATCGAACGGCACAGACACACCCGCAAAGCCGAACCACCCCACGTCTCCCCTGTATGGTGCTCTGGATCGCTTTGCGCAGTTCTTTGTAGAGCCCCTGTTCCTCGAGTCGACCTTGGACCGCGAGCTGCAGGCAGTAGATTcggaaaataagaagaaccTGCAGAGCGACCTGTGGCGGTTGATGCAATTGAACAAGAGTTTGTCCAACCCTGCCCACCCGTACCACCATTTCTCGACCGGGAACCTGCAGACTCTGAAAGAGGAGCCGCAAAAGCGGGGGCTGGAGGTCCGACAGGAGTTTATCAAATTCTACCAGGCGCACTATTCGTCCAACATCATGAaattggtggtgttgggacGGGACTCTCTGGATGAAATGGAGcagtgggtgggtgacctGTTCAAGCATGTGAAGAACCAAGATCTTCCTCAGAACCGCTGGGACCACGTTCAACCTTGCCTACCGGAACATTTGGGCAAACAGATCTTCGCCAAACCAGTCATGGATATGCGCTCGCTCGATTTGTACTTTCCCTTCATGGATGAAGAGTCGTTGTTTGAATCCCAACCAAGCCGTTATCTTAGCCACCTGATCGGCCATGAAGGTCCGGGCAGTATCCTGGCCTACATCAAAGCGAAGGGTTGGGCAAACGGCTTGTCCGCAGGTGTGATGCCTGTTTGCCCGGgctccgccttcttcaccatctccGTTCGGCTGACTCCCGAGGGTCTGAAACAGTATCGCGAGGTCACCAAGGTGGTGTTTGAGTACATCGCCATGATTAAGGAGCGCGAGCCCCAGCAGTGGATCTTTGATGAAATGAAGAACCTGGCTGAAGTCGAGTTCCGTTTCAAGCAAAAGTCCCCCGCCAGTCGCTTCACGAGTCGCCTTAGCAGCGTGATGCAGAAGCCTTACCCTAGGGAATGGCTTCTCAGCGGCAACCTCCTGCGGAAGTTCGAACCCGAGCTGGTCAAGAAGGCGCTGTCGTACCTGCGACCTGATAACTTCAGAATGGTGATTGTCGCCCAGGATTACCCCGGTGACTGGAATTGCCGTGAGAAATGGTACGGAACTGAGTACAAAGTCGAAGATATTCCGGAAGACTTCATGGACAGCATCCGCAAGGCTGCGGAGACCTCTCCCGAGAGTAGACTGTCCGAGCTCCACATTCCACACAAGAACGAGTTCGTTCCTACCAGACTCacagtggagaagaaggaggtgtcTGAGCCGGCCAAGACCCCCAAGCTGATCCGTCATGATGACCATGTCCGATTGTGGTACAAGAAGGATGACCGTTTCTGGGTCCCCAAGGCGACTGTTCATGTCACTTTGAGGAATCCCTTGGCGTATGCTACCCCGGCAAACCTGGTCAAGACCAAGTTCTACTGCGAGCTGGTTCGCGACGCTTTGAACGAGTACTCCTACGACGCTGAGCTTGCGGGTCTCGACTATTCGTTGTCTGCCAGCCTTTTCGGCCTCGATATCTCAGTTGGCGGATACAATGATAAGATGTCGGTTCTCCTTGAAAAGGTGCTTACCAGTATGCGGGACCTGGTCATCAAACCGGATCgtttcaacatcatcaaagaGCGCATGACTCGGAATTACAAGAATGCAGAGTACCAGCAACCGTTCTATCAGGTTGGCGACTACACGCGCTACTTGACTGCCGAAAGGACGTGGCTCAACGAGCAGTATGCCGCTGAGTTGGTACACATCGAGGCAGAGGACGTTTCATGCTTCttccctcaacttctccgccAGAATCACATCGAAGTCCTGGCCCACGGTAACTTGTACAAGGAGGATGCGCTGCGCATGACCGACTTGGTGGAGTCGACTCTTCAGAGCCGTGCGCTGCCCGAATCCCAGTGGCACGTTAGACGCAACATGATCCTTCCCCCGGGCGCCAACTATGTCTACGAGCGTGCCCTGAAGGATCCCGCCAACGTCAACCACTGCATTGAATACTACTTGTTCGTTGGCAAGCTTGACGACGATGCTCTGCGGGccaagctgctgctgtttgCTCAGATGACGGATGAGCCTGCCTTTGACCAACTGCGGAGCAAGGAGCAGCTTGGTTATGTTGTCTGGAGTGGCGCCCGCTACTCTGCGACGACAATGGGATACCGTGTGATCATCCAGAGTGAGCGCAATGCTGCTTATCTCGAGTCTCGCATCGACGCTTTCCTGACCGGTTTCGGAAAGAGTCTGGCGAATATGTCCGAGCAAGAGTTTGAGAGCCACAAGCGCAGTGTTATCAACAAGCGACTGGAGAAACTCAAGAACTTGAGCTCTGAGACTAATCGGTTCTGGTCTCATATTGGCTCAGAATACTTCGACTTCGTGCAGAACGAAAGCGATGCCGCGAACGTCCGGTCGTTGACCAAGGCCGACCTCATCCAGTTCTACCAGCAATTCGTCTACCCCAAGTCCGCGACTCGGGCTAAGCTGGCGATTCACCTCAAAGCCCAGGCCGGTGCCCATGCGCACGCCACCAAGCCTGAAGAGCAGAAGGCCCAGGTCGTTTCATTCCTCGGCAAGCAGTTGGAGGCGGCTGGCTTCGCCGTGGACACGGAGCGTCTGAGCACTGCTTTTGCTACTGTCGACGTGTCGAGCGGCGACGAGGCTCAAATTCTGGCCACTCTGAAGGCGTTCCTCGAGTCTGGCATGAGTCTCTCCGAGCAGCAGACCAAGCCCGTCATCGCGCAGCTCGAAAGCAGCCTGGGCTTGCAATTGAAGCAAGCCGGCATCGAGCCTAAGAGTGATGGAACAGCTGTCCAGCCCAATGGCACGAACGGTGACCTCCAGCAGTCGACCTACATCAACAATGTCCCCGAGTTCAAGGCTCGTTTGGCCGTCAGTGCTGGACCCAGCCCGGTGACCGATCTGAGCGAATTCGAAGACTTTGACGCCAAACTTTAA
- a CDS encoding cleavage and polyadenylation specificity factor subunit 5 (COG:A;~EggNog:ENOG410PKIN;~InterPro:IPR016706;~PFAM:PF13869;~go_component: GO:0005849 - mRNA cleavage factor complex [Evidence IEA];~go_function: GO:0003729 - mRNA binding [Evidence IEA];~go_process: GO:0006378 - mRNA polyadenylation [Evidence IEA]), which produces MFSREGRSDAEPSSAIIADPPPRAPAALDFLATYPAFDSSSLYTRGALASPAFTMSTTTATAIQSSRPPIIPKDFSAQQPKTIRLYPLSNYTFGTKETQPEEDPSVLARLKRLEEHYDLHGMRRTCEGVLVCHEHNHPHVLMLQIANAFFKLPGDYLNFEDDEVEGFKKRLNERLAPVGSQFSGEGVNEDWEIGDTLAQWWRPNFETFMYPFLPGHVTRPKECKKLYFIQLPKKKVLSVPKNMKLLAVPLFELYDNTARYGPQLSAIPHLLSRYNFEFVDENDNVVAATPGTPLPDHQIPRTKVLAGDSGDGQDEGMTDYPSGEGENGASA; this is translated from the exons ATGTTTTCGCGGGAGGGCCGCTCCGACGCCGAGCCCAGctccgccatcatcgccgaTCCACCACCGAGAGCTCCAGCCGCTCTTGACTTCCTGGCTACGTATCCAGCATTCGACTCCTCCAGCCTATATACTCGCGGCGCATTGGCTTCCCCTGCGTTCACCATgtcgaccaccaccgcgacAGCGATCCAAAGCTCGCGCCC ccccatcatccccaaagaCTTCTCCGCGCAACAACCCAAAACAATCCGCCTGTACCCCCTCTCCAACTACACATTCGGCACCAAGGAAACCCAACCGGAGGAGGACCCGTCCGTGCTGGCGCGTCTAAAACGTCTCGAGGAGCACTACGACCTACATGGCATGAGACGCACCTGCGAGGGCGTCCTCGTCTGCCACGAACACAACCATCCTCATGTGTTGATGCTGCAGATTGCCAACGCGTTTTTCAAGCT TCCCGGTGATTACCTCAActtcgaagacgacgaagtcGAGGGCTTCAAGAAACGGCTCAATGAGCGTCTCGCGCCCGTCGGCTCGCAGTTCTCGGGCGAAGGCGTGAACGAAGACTGGGAGATTGGGGACACGTTGGCGCAATGGTGGAGGCCGAACTTTGAGACCTTCATGTACCCGTTCCTGCCGGGACATGTGACTCGGCCGAAGGAGTGCAAGAAGTTGTATTTCATTCAGTTGCCGAAGAAGA AGGTCCTTTCCGTCCCGAAGAACATGAAGCTCCTTGCCGTCCCACTCTTCGAACTATACGACAACACGGCCCGGTATGGCCCGCAGCTCTCGGCCATCCCGCACTTGCTGTCGAGATACAACTTTGAGTTCGTTGATGAGAACGACAACGTGGTTGCCGCGACGCCGGGCACGCCCTTGCCGGACCATCAGATTCCCCGGACGAAGGTGCTGGCCGGGGACAGCGGTGATGGACAGGATGAGGGAATGACGGATTACCCATCTGGAGAGGGCGAGAATGGGGCTAGTGCGTAG
- a CDS encoding lipase family protein (COG:I;~EggNog:ENOG410PKH6;~InterPro:IPR002921,IPR029058,IPR005592;~PFAM:PF03893,PF01764;~SECRETED:SignalP(1-19);~go_process: GO:0006629 - lipid metabolic process [Evidence IEA];~go_process: GO:0016042 - lipid catabolic process [Evidence IEA]) produces MFSGRFGVLLTALAALGAAAPAPLAVRSVSTSTLDELQLFAQWSAAAYCSNNIDSKDSNLTCTANACPSVEEASTTMLLEFDLTNDFGGTAGFLAADNTNKRLVVAFRGSSTIENWIANLDFILEDNDDLCTGCKVHTGFWKAWESAADELTSKIKSAMSTYSGYTLYFTGHSLGGALATLGATVLRNDGYSVELYTYGCPRIGNYALAEHITSQGSGANFRVTHLNDIVPRVPPMDFGFSQPSPEYWITSGNGASVTASDIEVIEGINSTAGNAGEATVSVLAHLWYFFAISECLL; encoded by the exons ATGTTCTCTGGACGGTTTGGAGTGCTCTTGACAGCGCTTGCTGCGCTGGGTGCTGCCGCGCCGGCACCGCTTGCTGTGCGGA GTGTCTCGACTTCCACGTTGGATGAGTTGCAATTGTTCGCGCAATGGTCTGCCGCAGCTTATTGCTCGAATAATATCGACTCGAAAGACTCCAACTTGACATGCACGGCCAACGCCTGTCCATCAGTCGAGGAGGCCAGTACCACAATGCTGCTGGAGTTCGACCT GACGAACGACTTTGGAGGCACAGCCGGTTTCCTGGCCGCggacaacaccaacaagcGGCTCGTGGTCGCCTTCCGGGGAAGCAGCACGATTGAGAACTGGATTGCTAATCTTGACTTCATCCTGGAAGATAACGACGACCTCTGCACCGGCTGCAAGGTCCATACTGGTTTCTGGAAGGCATGGGAGTCCGCTGCCGACGAACTGACGAGCAAGATCAAGTCTGCGATGAGCACGTATTCGGGCTATACCCTATACTTCACCGGGCACAGTTTGGGCGGCGCATTGGCTACGCTGGGAGCGACAGTTTTGCGAAATGACGGGTATAGCGTTGAGCTG TACACCTATGGATGTCCTCGAATCGGAAACTATGCGCTGGCTGAGCATATCACCAGTCAGGGATCTGGGGCCAACTTCCGTGTTACACACTTGAACGACATCGTCCCCCGGGTGCCACCCATGGACTTTGGATTCAGTCAGCCAAGTCCGGAATACTGGATCACCAGTGGCAATGGAGCCAGTGTCACGGCGTCGGATATTGAAGTCATCGAGGGAATCAATTCAACGGCGGGAAATGCAGGCGAAGCAACGGTGAGCGTTTTGGCTCACTTGTGGTACTTTTTCGCGATTTCCGAGTGCCTGCTATAA
- a CDS encoding DUF3431 domain-containing protein (COG:S;~EggNog:ENOG410PIKT;~InterPro:IPR021838;~PFAM:PF11913;~TransMembrane:1 (i20-37o)) has product MLFFRGGVNSPRRRNQEKAIFCTILIIYALYFLFFAGSSDPKRSETSAEDAVKGGPHRDSRSGKASPSASASRQPQALDKDMVVASMKGDDVSWLYTYFPEWHKSIYVADDKKAPLTVALNKGRESMVYLTYIIDNYDNLPDSILFIHSQRYQWHNDDPYYDGVPVLRNFQVPYLQKQGYVNLRCAWVLGCPAEIHPLSDTHRNDVHAGEYFKTGFMELFPGAEVPEEVGVSCCAQFAVTRWKIRERPKSDYVRYRKWLAETTLPDDLSGRIMEYSWHMIFGKGPVYCPTAEECYCKVFGLCNLDCPTEGDCAGRYVLPPYSSLPKGWPYIGWKGQKQDPSKGLPEA; this is encoded by the exons ATGCTATTCTTCCGCGGCGGAGTTAACAGTCCGCGCCGGCGcaaccaagaaaaagcaatctTCTGCACCATTCTCATCATCTACGCTCTatacttcctcttcttcgctgggAGCTCCGATCCCAAACGGTCAGAGACGTCTGCTGAGGATGCGGTGAAGGGAGGCCCGCATCGGGACTCGCGGTCGGGGAAGGCTTCCCCGTCCGCCTCGGCTTCGCGACAGCCCCAGGCCTTGGACAAGGACATGGTGGTGGCTAGTATGAAGGGAGACGATGTCTCATGGCTGTACACATACTTTCCTGAGTGGCACAAAAGCATCTACGTGGCGGACGACAAGAAAGCGCCGTTAACGGTGGCCTTGAATAAGGGGAGGGAATCGATGGTGTATCTGAC ATATATAATTGATAATTACGACAACCTTCCCGACTCGATTCTTTTCATCCATTCCCAACGATACCAATGGCACAACGACGACCCTTACTACGATGGTGTGCCCGTTCTTCGCAACTTCCAGGTCCCATATCTCCAAAAACAAGGCTACGTGAATCTGCGCTGCGCCTGGGTCCTGGGCTGTCCGGCGGAGATTCATCCCCTCAGTGATACGCATCGCAACGACGTCCACGCAGGCGAGTACTTCAAGACAGGATTCATGGAACTGTTTCCCGGCGCGGAGGTCCCTGAAGAAGTGGGGGTTTCATGCTGCGCGCAATTCGCCGTCACACGCTGGAAGATCCGCGAGCGGCCTAAGAGTGACTATGTGCGGTACCGCAAATGGTTGGCTGAGACGACGTTACCCGATGATCTCAGTGGACGGATCATGGAATACTCATGGCACA TGATCTTCGGCAAGGGCCCCGTCTACTGTCCCACGGCAGAAGAATGCTACTGCAAGGTATTCGGACTATGCAATTTGGATTGTCCGACGGAGGGAGACTGCGCTGGCCGCTATGTTCTCCCGCCatactcttctcttcccaagGGATGGCCGTATATCGGCTGGAAGGGTCAAAAGCAGGACCCTAGCAAGGGACTTCCGGAGGCTTGA
- a CDS encoding uncharacterized protein (COG:S;~EggNog:ENOG410PT1N;~TransMembrane:7 (o17-41i53-71o102-119i131-152o176-196i208-228o248-269i)): MTASGKPLVVIDESHHAGIVIVVGTLALIMTLICLAIRVYVRTILSPGFGRDDYLLFVATSFAIIQTSLVMSNSAKGFGTSISLLSSDQVVNVQRTMATTDTLFLITAFLSKCCVLGMLSRLTPQRIHHFILYAIFGLSICWVLSSVLIILVNCELNKPWARPIDHCTGLFQKWEYIGATDSIIELMLFLFSIFLVKSLQMPTSRKIIVLSSFAVRLPLIIFTSLHLYHLKNYAYSTNPTLDIIDSYVWTQMGMNYSLIVCTSFCLAPFMRAISVTYGNAGEVTLGTSSARSKSGKYARDVSKQSQSYALQSMDNQEEIGHSVNNPRHSQPTFVPEQSAGIFNATVSDGCSRRTDGDSVASSESTKMIIKKDVEVTITHEPR, translated from the exons ATGACGGCATCTGGGAAGCCTCTTGTGGTCATTGACGAGAGTCACCATGCCGGcattgtcattgttgttgggACTTTGGCCCTGATAATGACATTGATCTGCTTGGCTATCCGTGTGTATGTCAGAACAATACTGAGCCCGGGGTTTGGACGAGATGACTACCTATTATTTGTTGCTACG TCTTTCGCCATTATTCAGACCTCACTCGTCATGTCAAACTCTGCCAAAGGGTTCGGGACATCTATAagccttctttcttcagatCAGGTCGTGAACGTTCAGCGG ACGATGGCTACTACAGATACCTTGTTCTTGATCACCGCGTTCCTGTCCAAGTGCTGTGTGCTTGGGATGCTCTCGCGGCTAACTCCCCAGCGTATCCACCATTTCATTCTTTACGCGATATTTGGCTTGAGTATCTGTTGGGTTCTCTCTTCAGTCCTGATCATCCTTGTCAACTGCGAATTGAACAAACCATGGGCAAGACCCATAGACCACTGCACTGGTTTG TTCCAAAAATGGGAATACATCGGTGCAACGGACAGCATCATTGAGCTCATGCTCTTCCTATTCTCGATCTTCCTAGTCAAAAGCCTGCAAATGCCAACATCCCGAAAAATTATcgtcctctcttctttcgccGTTCGTTTACC TCTCATTATATTCACCTCTCTACATCTATACCATCTCAAGAACTATGCCTACTCCACGAACCCAACCCTAGACATCATCGACAGCTACGTCTGGACCCAAATGGGCATGAACTACTCCCTCATCGTATGCACCTCTTTCTGCCTCGCCCCCTTCATGCGCGCCATCAGCGTCACCTACGGCAACGCAGGCGAAGTCACCCTCGGCACCAGCAGCGCTAGATCCAAGTCAGGCAAGTACGCCCGGGATGTATCGAAACAATCACAGAGCTACGCCTTGCAGTCGATGGATAATCAGGAAGAGATCGGTCACAGCGTGAACAACCCACGACACTCGCAGCCGACCTTCGTGCCGGAACAATCGGCTGGCATTTTCAACGCTACTGTGTCCGATGGATGTAGTCGAAGAACGGATGGGGATAGCGTTGCTAGTTCGGAGAGCACGAAGATGATTATTAAGAAAGATGTCGAGGTCACTATTACTCATGAGCCgagatag